The stretch of DNA TACGAACATGGGGTGGATGACCAGCTTGATGGCCGCATGCTGGCGGACCAGTTCAGCGTTGACTGAATCAACCAGGAAGGGCATGTCGTCCGTAACGACGAACACGACGCTGCTGTCTTCCTCATCGGCAATAGCCACCTTCGCCTGCCCCGGCAGCCGCTCGGATGCCACCTCGCGGTGATGGTCAGCCCGCTGCGCCAACAGCTCCTGCGGATAGCTGCGCGCGTCCTCCTCGGCGAGATGCTGGTAGTAGTCCCCCATGAAGCCTTCGAAGCCTTCAACGGAAAGGGCCTGATCCTCCACGCTGGATCCAGACGACATCAACAAACGCCTCCATCACACGATATGCGCTGCACCCTTGCAGCTCTTATGGCGAGCCTAGTCCTTTGCCCTGCGGCCTGCTGTGGAAGAAAATACAGAGGATTTCGACTTTTGCTGGACGGGTGCACAAACGAGGGCGCGGATTGAGCGGCGAAGGTCTGACTCCGGCGACGCTTCGAGCAGCAGAGAGCCGGCGAGCAACGCGGCGTCCGCGGCAGCGATGTCATACGGCAGGAACGCGTGAAGCCCGGATCCCGGACCGTAGCGCTCCCAGGCATCCCGCAGCTGCCGTTCGGGGCCCCTGCCAACCGAGGATGACCGCACTTTGTTCATCACCACCGTGGGGGCGGCCTGAGGAACAGCGTTCTCCAGTTCAGCAAGGCCCTTGACCAACCGCGGCACGCCCACCGGATCAGCAGCCCCTACCGCGAACACAGTGTCCGCCATCTCCAGGGCACGCAAAGTTGCTCCGTTTCGCCGCGGTGCCATGGTGTCAAAGCTCAGTTCTTCATCCGCATCGAGGCAGAAGCCGGTGTCCACCACGATAACGTCGGCGATCTGCCGCGCCCGTTCGAGGACGATTGACAGGGCCGGTGCCCTGAGCTCCGTCCAGCGATCTGCCCGCGTAATGCCGGTGAGCACCCTGAAGGTTCCGGCAGTGGTTGCTACCGGGGCAGCAAGCCTGCGGAGGGCGTCTGCATCCAGTGCCCCCTGGTCCGCAAGCCGGCAGGCCTGGGCCAATGCTGCCGATTCGTCGAGCAGGCCGAGGACAGCAGCCACGCTCGCCCCGTAGCTGTCAGCGTCTATGAGGAGGACCTGCTTGCCGTCGGCCGCCAGTTCAGCGGCCATGTTGGCGGCAAGGGTGGTCCGGCCAGGAGAGCCTGCGGGTCCCCATACTGCGATGATTCGTCCCGGTCCCGGCCCGCCCGGTTCGGGCACAGGCTCCGCGGCAGTGGGATGCAGGGCTGCACCGGTGTCCGCAAGGGAGCTCATTGCGCCCGTACGGCCCGGTGCCCCCGTCAGCTGCTCCACGGCATCCGCGATCCGGTCCGAAAGCTCAGCGGATTGCACGCCTGTCAGGGCGGACGCGACACCGATCTTGCGGAGCCGCGCTGCTTCTTCGGCGCTGTCGGTGAGGGCGATGATGGCCACGCCAACGGCTCCCAGCCGGTCGACCAACGAAGCCGTGAGGCCTTCGGATCCGTCTGCCACGACGGCAGCCCTGGCCAGCCCGCTTTGGCACGCTGCCAGCAGTTCGGGCAGTTCAGCGCATCTCCGGACCACTGTGACTGGCCCGTGCAGGCGTTCAAGCCCGCCCACCAGGTCCTCCCGGCTTTGCCCTACGGTGACCACCGGTATGCTCACTTGGCGCCTCCGGGGTTCCACACAACGGAGATCCGGGCGTCGTTGACCTGGGCGCCCAGGATGGCCGGCATCCGGCCGTCCTCCACCAGCACCATCAGCACTGTACTTTTGGCCGACCCGAGTGTTGTTGAACCTGCTGTTACCTCGGCGATTTCGGCACCCGGCAGCAGGAGCTTGGGTTCACTGAATCCGTTCTTGGCATCGGGCTGGGCTACCCAGACATCCACGCGGGCACCTGCGATAACCTGCTCAGGAAGGGTTCCGTCCACCGTGATGGCCACCGGCTTGCGGTCAAGGTCATCCACTTCCCCGAGGCTCGCACGCGGTACCAGCTGGTCCTTTCCGATGCGCTGCACCGCCACGACGCCTTGGGGCAACCCTGATTCGGCGGTGATGTAGTGCTGCTCCGAATCGCCGAGACGCACCTTGGCGCGGACCACGTTCTGCTCCGTCAGCGCTTCGCCCACAGCTATGCCGTCGCGGGCAGCGTAGACCTCAGTTGTTTGGTCTGCACTTCCAACCAGGAACACAACGCCCGCAACTGATGCAAACACCAGGAGGATCCCCACCAGCAGGCGCGGATCCTTCCACGACGGGCGCTTCAGGCGCCCTGATGCGGCGGATGTTTCTGCTGCCATGCCGTTTCTCCCCCTAGACATACCGGCGGGCCACTCCGTGGCCGGACACCTCATTGTTGCGGGACGGACGCCGGAACAAAAGTCAAAGCCGCAAATATGGCGGAACTGTGGATAACGCAGCGGGTGCACCGTTCGGATGGCAAAATGGAGGCATGCCCAGGTTCCTCACGCTCGCAGATGTAGCCGAGCAGCTCCAGATCAACTCTCCGGCCGCCTACGCACTTGTTCGGAGCGGAGAATTGAAGGCCATCCAGGTCGGCGGACGCGGACAATGGCGTGTGGAAGAGAAGATGCTCGAACAGTACATCGAGGAACGCTATGCCGAAGCGAGCAGGATGATCCAGGAAGCCAAGTCGAAGTCGGTCTGAGCGGGATCGTGCTTCGTAGCCTCCGGCCGTGCCGACACGCGGCGGCTACATCCCTGTCTGCCTCCTGGACCTGATGGCCGCCAGCGCGGCGAACGGCACGGTTGAAACGTCCCCCACATGCCGGCTCCTCCGCGCTTCACCGGGAGTCACCGCCGCCACGTCCACGTAGTCCTTACCCACGCGGTCGATCACGCCCTCCAACCTCGTGATTCCCGTGCTGCCACAGAGGCTGATAGCGAGCTCAGCCCTGTCCCGGGCGAGGGCCCGGAGCGAGTGTGCCAACCCCAGTGCGCGCCGCACGGCCGACACTTCCGTTCTTGCTTGCCTGCCCATGCCCACGTAGCGGGCAACCGCCGGATATGGAATCAGGACCTGGAACCGGTCCTCGTCAATAACCAGCGCCTCGGCACCGGCGTGGGCGAGCCGCCCATGGACCGACTCTCCGCTGAGGAGGTGGACTCCGAGCGTGCAACCAAGTACGCCGCGGAGCCGGTCGGACAATTCGATGGCCACCAGTTCGGCCCTGGCCCTCTCGCCGATCTCGGCCTCCAGCGAAAGCCGGTCCGATTCCACAAGCTGGCTTTCCAGGTCATTGAAGAGTGCATCCCAGCGCATTCGGCCACAGTAGGTCCGCGCGCGCACGCCGTCAATTCTCCAAACTTTTTCTCTCCACCGTCTGGACATATGACTGAATGCGGGAGCAAACTAAATCAAGCAACATCAAACTGCATCAAACTGCATCAAAAGGAGAGTAATGATGAAGCGTGACTCCCACGGAGCCAGATACGACGCCCTGATAGCGTCGGCGTTGTTGGTTCTGGGAGCTCTGCTCGTCTTCATTGGATTTGGACTTGTCCAGCAGTGGGAGGTGGCATCGGACAGGCACCAGAGCACGTCCGCCGAGGACATTCTGGGGGCCGTAGCACTGATTTCGGGCTCGATACTGATCGCCTGGTGGTTCCTGTCCCTTCTTGCCGCCGCAGCGGGCGTGCTCCTGGAGCGACGAGGCAATGACCGTGCAGCTTCGCTGACGCGCAGGCTCTCGCCCGCATTCATGAGGCGCCTGGTTGTCGCAGCGGTCTCACTGCAACTGGTGTCCGGGGCAGCGGCCAACGCCGAAACCCTCGCTCCGGGTCCGCAGTGGGCGCCCACACAGGAGTACGCCTCGGCTATGAAGGCAACACCTGAATCGCCGGCTGCTTCCACAGGTCCGGCAGGCCGCGCCATGGAGGACGCCACCTCCACGCCGGCTACGGCCCCGGGGGCAGGCCATCCGGAGCAGGCCTTAACGCCCGGTTTGACGCCGACATCGACGGCACGGGAAGAACTTGCGCACGCAACGCCCGAAACTGCCCCAATCACTGTGGACGCAAGCTCCGGCGCCGCGGGCCATTCGCAGCTGCAGCCTCGATGGCAGCCCCGGACCACCCCGTTGGTGGACCCAGCGATGCTGGCTCCGCCTGCCACGCGCGAAGAAGCCACAACAGGCGGGGATTCAGATCACACAACAGGAACCGTTGCAGTTCTCGCCGGCGACACCCTCTGGGACATTGTGCGGACCCAGTTGGGCAGCAACGCTTCCGACATTGACGTCGCCCTCGAGTGGCCGCGCTGGTACGAAGCCAACAAGGCTGTCATCGGCCAGAACCCGGATGTCCTGCTCCCGGGCCAAGTCCTGCAGCCACCCTCACCGTCCTAAGCACCCGCAACCATGCCGGCCGAGTCCCGGCACAGCACTTACGAAAGGGGAAAGCCATGCCAGCCGTAACGCCGATCCGTGCCCTCCAGGGAAGAACCGCCAGTAATGTCGAGAAGGGCTTCGCCAATGGCACAACCAGCCAGGAGGCCCTGCGACAGACGCAGCTGCGGGCCTTGGGCCCGGGCCGGTTGGCCCCGCATCCCGGAGCGCCGGTTCAGCTCCGGGCCGCGGACGAGGAAGCGGAAGTCCGGGCCCTTACACGGGGAACAGTGCAGGCTGCCATGGAAGTGCTGGCCGGTATCCGGCCCGTCCACCAACTTGCCCGCCGGCTTGACCCCCGTTGCCTCGCTGCCCTCCAGCACCGCGCCGCACTGATTCGGAGGGAAATCACCAGGACCGGAAATCCTGCGCTGGGCCGCCTGCACCGCAACTCCATTGTCCGGTCAGTGCGGATCTGCGAAGTGGCAGAAGGCACCTATGAAGCAAGTGCAGTCGTGGTCGATGACGTACGTGCCCGCGCCGTGGCAATCCGACTGGAGCGCAGCAAGCAGGTCTGGCGGGTCACGGAACTGGTCATTGGGTGACTACCCGGAAGACTCCACGGACGAACAGAGGGCAGGGCCCGGGATGCTGCCTCCCGCTGGCCCTGCCCTCTGGTTACAAGCCCTCGTCCGTGAACGCTGCTTTAGCGCCGCTTCTTTTTGGCTGGACGCTTGGCGGCGTCCTTTGCCGCATCCTGCTCTGCCGCCTTGGCGGGGTTGCCTGAGCGTCCAGTGGAGCGGGTTTCCACCCGGGTCTGGGTGCCACCGCCCTCGCTCGGTGCGGTGTACTGCAGTTGCGCAGGCTTTTCGGGGGCTTCCAGACCCGCGGCCCGGACCTGCGGCTCAACATGTTCGGTGTGTCCGCCGGCGGCGTCCTCCACCACCACATCCTGGGCCGGAGTCACTTCGACTTCCAGGTTGAACAGGAACCCGACGCTTTCCTCCCGGATTGCTTCCATCATGCTTTGGAACAGGGTGAAACCTTCGCGCTGATACTCCACCAGGGGATCGCGCTGGGCCATGGCACGCAGCCCGATGCCTTCCTTGAGGTAGTCCATCTCGTAGAGGTGTTCCTGCCATTTGCGTCCGATAACTGACAGCACGACGCGGCGTTCCAGTTCCCGCATGCTCTCGGAGCCGATGCTTTCCTCCCGCGCCTGGTAGACAAGCCGGGCGTCCGAAAGCAGCTCTTCCTTCAGGAACTCCACCGTCAGCCGGGACTTTCCTCCGGCTTCTTCAATGATGTCGTCCGCACTCACGCTCACCGGGTACAGCGTCTTGAGGTTGGTCCACAGCTGGTGGAAGTCCCAGTCGTCGCCGTTGCCTCCGGCGGTGGCGTCGTCGATGAGGGCCATGATGGTGTCCTCGACAAAGAACTGCACCTTTTCGTGCAGGTCGTCACCCTCGAGGATGCGGCGGCGGTCGCTGTAGATCGCTTCGCGCTGGCGGTTCAGGACGTCGTCGTACTTCAGGACGTTTTTCCGTTGCTCGGCGTTGCGCCCCTCCACCTGGCCCTGCGCCGAGGCGATGGCGCGGGATACAAGTTTGGATTCGAGGGCCACGTCGTCAGGAACGGAGCTGTTCATAAGGCGTTCTGCGGCGCCGGAGTTGAACAGCCGCATGAGGTCGTCGGTCAAGGAAAGGTAGAACCTGGACTCGCCCGGGTCGCCCTGGCGTCCGGAACGGCCGCGGAGCTGGTTGTCGATGCGCCGGGACTCATGGCGTTCGGTGCCAAGGACATACAGTCCCCCGAGGTTCAGGACCTCCTCATGCTCATCCTTGACGGCCTGCTTGGCTGCTTCAAGGGCAGCCGGCCACGCGGACTCGTACTCCTCAGAGTTCTCCTCCGGGTCCAGGCCGCGCTTGGCAAGTTCAGCGACAGCCGTAAACTCGGCATTGCCGCCCAGCATGATGTCGGTGCCTCGTCCGGCCATGTTGGTGGCCACCGTTACGGCAGCCTTACGGCCGGCCTGCGCAACGATGGCGGCCTCCCGTGCGTGATTCTTGGCATTCAGGACTTCGTGGCGGATGCCGTCCTTGGCAAGGAGCCGGGAAAGATACTCGCTCTTCTCGACGCTGGTGGTACCCACCAGGACGGGCTGGCCCTTTTCATGGCGTTCGGCGATATCGCGGACGACGGCATCGAACTTCACTGTTTCGTTCTTGAAGACAAGGTCGGACTGATCGATGCGCTGCATGTCGCGGTTGGTGGGAATGGCCACGACGCCGAGTTTGTAGGTGCTCATGAACTCGGCGGCTTCGGTCTCGGCGGTGCCGGTCATGCCGGAGAGTTTGCCGTACATGCGGAAGTAGTTCTGCAGGGTGACGGTGGCCAGGGTCTGGTTCTCCGCCTTGATCTCGACGCCTTCCTTGGCCTCGATCGCCTGGTGCATGCCTTCGTTGTACCGGCGGCCGGCAAGGATACGGCCGGTGTGCTCATCAACGATGAGGACCTCGCCGTCCATGATGACGTAGTCTTTGTCCCGCTTGAACAGCTCCTTGGCCTTGATGGCGTTGTTGAGGAAGCCGATCAGTGGTGTATTGGCGGACTCGTACAGGTTCGAGATGCCGAGGTAATCCTCGACCTTTTCGATGCCGCCCTCCAGGACGCCGACGGTGCGCTTCTTCTCATCGACTTCGTAGTCCTTTTCGGGCTGCAGCCGCAAAACGACCTTGGCGAATTCGCTGTACCAGCGGTTCGTGTCGCCCTGGGCGGGCCCCGAGATGATGAGGGGGGTACGGGCTTCGTCAATGAGGATGGAGTCAACTTCATCGACGATGGCGAAGTTGTGTCCACGCTGGACCAGTTCGTTCCTGTCCCAGGCCATGTTGTCGCGCAGGTAGTCGAAACCGAACTCGTTGTTGGTTCCGTAGGTGATATCCGCCGCGTACTGCTCGCGCCGGACCGCAGGGTCCTGGTTGGCAAGGATGCATCCACTGGTCAGCCCGAGGAAGCGGTAGACGCGGCCCATGAGGTCGGACTGGTACTCGGCGAGGTAGTCGTTCACGGTGACGACGTGGACACCCTTGCCGGTGAGGGCATTCAGGTAGGCAGGAGCGGTTGCCACCAGGGTCTTGCCTTCACCGGTCTTCATCTCAGCAATATTGCCCAGGTGGAGGGCGGCGCCACCCATCAGCTGGACGTCGAAGTGCCGCATTCCAAGGGTGCGCGAGGACGCTTCCCGAACAGCCGCGAAGGCCTCCGGCAGGAGGTTATCGAGCTTTTCGCCGTCCTGGTGGCGTTCCCTGAGCCGGTCCGTCTCCTCACGGAGCTCGGCATCGGTAAAGGTCTTGAACGAGTCTTCGAGGGCATTGATGGAGTCGGCATAGTTCCGCAGTTGCCGAAGTGTTTTCTTGTCACCCGTGCGGAGAAGTTTTTCGATAAGTGATGCCACGTGAAGATGCTCCCAGTCTCATGCCGCCGAATTCTGGCGTTTTTAGTCTACGGGAGAGACAACCTGCCGATGCCGGTTTCCCTCAGAGCGGATCGGAGTCCGCGTTGCCGATGGCCAGCGCCAGGTCCGGCGCGAGGTCGCCGGACGGCCAAACCTCCACGGACTGAAGCCCCAGCCATTCAGCCATGAGGCGCAGTTCCGCGGCAAGTTCGACGGCGGTGTCCGGCGGGGCGGCCGGCTCGGCAAAAGCGGCCCGGGCCAGCAGTTTTCCGCCTGCGCGGTCGGCTTTCAGGTCCACCCGGGCGACGATGCCGTCCCGGAGGAGGAAGGGAAGGACGTAGTAGCCGTGCCTCCGCTTGTGTTCGGGCGTGTAGATCTCAATCCGATAATGGAAACCAAAGAGTTCTTCAAGCCGGCGACGCTCGAACACCAGGGAGTCAAAAGGGCTGAGCAGGGCACGTCCGGTTGCCCGCCGCGGCAGGACAGCATCGGGATGGCGGTAGATATCCCTGTTCCAGCCCGTGACAGTCACCGGTTCCAAGGCGCCCCGCTCAACCAGTCGCTCCACAGACTGGGCAGTTGCCTTGACGGGTGTCCGAAAATAATCGGCGAAACACCGGACAGTTCCGATGCCGTGCGCGCGGGCGGCAGCCTCCGTCAGCCGGTCCAGTGCCCCGGCCCGGTCCCGGGCACCCTTGGGGTCCTCCCCCGCACCCATTCGGGCTTGCGGGAGAATCCTCGCCGTGAGGGTGTACTTCCGCTCGAATTGGTCTGTCCGCGAAGCTGCGGAGACGAGCCCCTCTTCAAAGAGGTGTTCCAGGACCCTCTTGACGGCGTTCCAGTTCCAGCCCCAGTTGCCTGTCTGCCGTTCTTCCACGTGGCCGATACGGGCGGTCAGTTCGGACGCTGTCAGCGGACGGCTTCCGGCAAGGGTTGCCAGGATCCGTTCCGATATCGCAGCGCGCTGTTCCTGGTCCATGCCTCCTGCACCAACCCACGCCCGCTTCTGCCAGAGCAGGAGGTCCGCATGGTGTTCCGGCCGGATGTAGCTGGCCTCGTGCGCCCAATACTCGACCATCCGGCGCGGGTGGACCCCTGACATCCGTTGCAGAATGCTCCGGTCGTAGTTCCCTAGCCGCGAATAAAAGGGGAGGAAATGGCTCCGCGCCAGGACGTTTACGGAATCGATCTGGACCAGCTGCAAACGGGCAAAGGTGCGGCCCACCGTCCGCGAAGTTACGGGTCCGGTGGGCCGTCCTTTGTCGAGCCCCTGTGCTGCCAGTGCGATCCGCCGGGCCTGGTTAAGGCTCAGCGCAGCCGGCACGCCAGTCCTCTCTGTTGGTTGCTGCCAGCACCCTAAGCGGTAGCCGCAGCATCATCCGAACGGTAGGCAAGGATCTTTTCTTCCACCACGGTGTCTCCGGGTTCGCACTCGTGGTCCAGCGTGATTACACCGTAAGTCCAGCCGCGCCGCCGGTACACGACGGACGGGGTATTGGTGGCTTTGTCGACGAACAGATAGAAGTCGTGGCCCACGAGTTCCATGTTGTCCACTGCGTCGTCGAGCGTCAGCGACGCTGCCGGGAAGACCTTCCGGCGGATCAGGACGGGGGAATCACCCGCCGGAATATCGTTGTCCACGTCGTAGGGAGACCTGTCGGCGGATGACGCGCTCGCTTCACTGCGGTGGCTGGCCTCCATGTAAAGGGGCTCGTGCGCACTGGCCGGTTCGAGGGACGCGGTTGCTTCCCTCACAGCCTTGGGCGTGTGGCGTCCGTGATGGACCTTCTTCCGGTCCTTGGCCCGGCGCAGGCGTTCAAGCAGCTTGTTGTACGCAAGATCGAAGGCGGCGAACTTGTCTGCAGCGCTGGCTTCGGCGCGGATCACCGGTCCGCGGCCCAGGACTGTCACCTCAACGGTCAACTGGTCGCCTGTTTGCCGGGCATTGGTCTCTTTGGAAACCTTGGCATCGACCCGCTGGACTTTGTCCCCCAACGACTCGATCTTTGAGATCTTCTCCCCGGCATATTCGCGGAACCGGTCTGACACTGTCAGATTTCGTCCGCTGATCATAAACTCCATGGTGCCCTCCAAATGACTTCGGTGACACGACGGCGGCGCTTCCCTGGGCCGATCTGCCTGACAGTCGAGCCCCTCTCCGAGCCGCCATCGAAAGGTACATTCTGTCTTGGTACCCACCACCGACGTTAGTTCATCGTCATCCGTTATTCATCCTTTCCCGGTTTATTTTTTTCTAAGTCGCCGTAGTTTCGCTGCTGGCTTAGGATGCGCCGTCCAAGCTGCCCGAGACCGGCGGACGCGTTGCGGCGAGGACCACCGCCCCTGCCACCCGGGCCCCGTCGCGGTGCAGTGCACGCGCGGCTTCAGACAGCGTGGAACCCGTGGTGAGGACGTCATCGACGATGATGCAGCGGGTCCCCGCAACCGTGCCGCGGGCGCGCCGCCGCACCGCCATGGAGCCCCGGACGCGTCGTGCCCGGTCACCCCTGTCGAGGCCTTTCTGGCCGCCCGCAGGCCGGATACCTCCGGGGGTGGACTTGGCCAGGACGTCCTGCATAACGGCGCCGGGAAGCTGCCGGACTGCCTCGGCAAGGAGCAGGTGCACGGGGCTGAACCCCCTTGCCAGATAGGCGGCGGAACTGGTGGGAACCGGAACAAGGACAACATGCTGGCGGTCTCCGGTTGCCGTCCGCACCGCGTCTGCGAGCGCCCTGCCAAGGCACTTCCGGAGCCGGTGCTGGCCGTGGCGCTTGAAGGACAGCAAAGCCTGCGCGAGTTCTTCCCTGTAGACGCCGGCCGCAACCACGGGCAGCAGGATCCTTCCGTCCACATCTGTCAGCGCGGGCGCGGCAGCTTCGGCACGGAACGGTTCAGCAGTGAGCCGGCGTACCTGCCGGGAGCAGTGCGGGCAAAGCTGGTGGTCCTCGGCGCCGCAGCCCACACAGTCAGAAGGGATGGCCAGAGCCAGAAGGTCGGCTGCGGCTCCGACCACCTGGTCGGCATACCGCAGGAGGACGCTCCGGTGTTCTGATCGGTGCCTCGCTGCTGGTTGGGACGGGAGGAGGTCTGGATCTGCCCGGCCACTGCCGGGCGTTGATTCGTTGCTCACGGCTCAACGATTCCTGCAGCCGGCAGCTAAGGAAAGCAGCGGCAGCGCCTATGTGGACCCAGCCCGCGCCGCGTCACCCCTGGCCGGCAGGATGTGCAGTCCCTACCCCGGGAACGAAGGATCGATGGGACCCTTGATCTGGGGAGACCATCCGTTTCCAAGCCGCTGGAAGATGCCTTCAGACGATTGCCCGTAAATCTCCTCCGGGCCGTTTCCCGCGCTGAGCGCTACCAGGCCCGGCCAGGGAGCGAGCTGCTGGGGCTGTCCCGAGGTGAGCGAAAGTAGTTCGGGTGTCACGTTGGCGGCCGCCGCGCCCTTCATGACCACAACCGTTGAGTCGTTGACCCAGGCGCCCTGGTCCGGGTTGCTGTCGGTCGCCAGGGTAATTGGCTGGGTCAGCTCACGGGGGGTCCCGTCGCCGCCGCGGATGATCCCGGCGACCTGGACCCGGGTCTTGCCGTTCTGCTCGGAAATGACCAGCGCACGGACGCCCTCCCGGGAAACCCGGAATTCCTTGACGGACCGTCCCGCCAGCCAGGCAGGCGCCAGCGTCACGGACGGTACGGATGCCCCTTCTGCAACTCCGGTGGGACGGAAGGCCACCACCTCTGTGGCACCGTTTCCTCCGGGCCCGGCCGACCAGACCCAGTCGTTAAGGCTGAAGGAGGGCCGGCTCAGCGTACTCCGGGTAGTCAGGGCCCGGGCCGGCTGGCCCGGATTGATGCTGTACAGGGTTGTTCGGCTCTCGTTGAGGAAGGCAGCGGTCTGGGATACCGGGGACTCTGCGGGGAACCGGGGGTCGAGGGCGGAGACGGGCTGCATGTCCGGAAGTGGCGAAATCCTGTTGTTTTCGTAGCGCACCAGTTCATTGCCGCTGACCGCGATCTGGCGTGAGGGGGCGCTCTTGTCCTGTACCGGCGGGAGGACTGAACCGTTGTCCTCCACCCTCACCAGGTCCTGGTTGGCACGCAGTTCGACATTGACGACGTCGGGCTGGCTGCGGAACGTCAGCGTGAGCTGCATCTGCATCCGTAGACGGTCCTCCGGGGATGTCTCCGTGAGCTCCTTGGCAGTCAGGTCCACCTGCGCGGCTCCCGAGACCACAGGGACGGACTCGCGGGCGAGCTTGATGCCCGACGGGAAGGCACTGGCCACGGCGCCGCGAAGGTAGGGGGCCGGCCCCGCCAGCAGCGCACTTGTCATGGCCTTGACCGTCTTGTTCCTGATGAACCAGCGGACGTCGGGGACCGCATACGTGAACGTGGGGTCGTAGAAGTAGATGGGGTACGCACCGTAGATCACTTTGAAGGTTTCCTCGGCGATGGCGGTCCCGTCCGGTATTGCCGAGATACGCCATTCCCCGTCCACCTGGGTAACCGTAACGGGGATCCGTTCCACGGTGCCTTCCGGGGACTGGGTGGTGATGCCGTCGGCGTCGACGGTGTAGGCCACGTCCAATTCATAGTTGTAGACGTTTTCGGTGCCCGTGGCCACCACCCGCGCATCCCGGTAGACCAAGGCCCGCTGATCCGGTTTCCAGGACACGGACGAGGCCTGCGTGAGGTACTGCCGGGCCACCGCGTAATCGTCCTCGTAACCGCTGCCGGCGCGGTAGAAGTAGTCAATGATGGTTTCCGGTGACGCGCCCGGTTGCGGTGCTGCCGGGAGGAAGACCGGCGCGTTCAGGTTGCCGGCGCTGCCTTCGCTGCTCTTGCCGACCGGTCCCGAGATGGGGATCCGGGCGCAGCCTGCCAGCACCACCACCAGCAGCGCCAGCAGGAAAGCACCAAGCTGTGCCGGACGGCCGCGGCCGGTCATGGGTTCTCCTTCGTTGTCGGCAGCGGTGCCAACCGCGCCGCTCCGGTTTCCAGGACCAGGATGTTCCTGGTGTCGGGTTCCCGGGGAACGCTGCCCGGTTCGCCGGTGGTGATGTTGTCTTCGGGTTCGAGCTGGACCGGCGAGTTGCCGATCTCCTCGCCTTGGCGCAGCGGCAGGGTAAGCCGGAAGTTCGCTCCGCTGCCTTTCCTCCCCCAGGCCTGCAGCCAGCCGTTGTGGAGCTTGGTGTCCTCCGCGGCAATGGACAGCCCCAGGCCGCTGCCACCGGTGGTGCGGGCGCGGGCAGGGTCTGCTCGCCAGAACCGGTCGAAGACCCGGGCCGCTTCGGACGGTTCCATGCCGATGCCGTGGTCACGGACAGCGATGCCGACGGCGGT from Pseudarthrobacter chlorophenolicus A6 encodes:
- a CDS encoding LpqB family beta-propeller domain-containing protein, producing MTGRGRPAQLGAFLLALLVVVLAGCARIPISGPVGKSSEGSAGNLNAPVFLPAAPQPGASPETIIDYFYRAGSGYEDDYAVARQYLTQASSVSWKPDQRALVYRDARVVATGTENVYNYELDVAYTVDADGITTQSPEGTVERIPVTVTQVDGEWRISAIPDGTAIAEETFKVIYGAYPIYFYDPTFTYAVPDVRWFIRNKTVKAMTSALLAGPAPYLRGAVASAFPSGIKLARESVPVVSGAAQVDLTAKELTETSPEDRLRMQMQLTLTFRSQPDVVNVELRANQDLVRVEDNGSVLPPVQDKSAPSRQIAVSGNELVRYENNRISPLPDMQPVSALDPRFPAESPVSQTAAFLNESRTTLYSINPGQPARALTTRSTLSRPSFSLNDWVWSAGPGGNGATEVVAFRPTGVAEGASVPSVTLAPAWLAGRSVKEFRVSREGVRALVISEQNGKTRVQVAGIIRGGDGTPRELTQPITLATDSNPDQGAWVNDSTVVVMKGAAAANVTPELLSLTSGQPQQLAPWPGLVALSAGNGPEEIYGQSSEGIFQRLGNGWSPQIKGPIDPSFPG
- the hpf gene encoding ribosome hibernation-promoting factor, HPF/YfiA family; translated protein: MEFMISGRNLTVSDRFREYAGEKISKIESLGDKVQRVDAKVSKETNARQTGDQLTVEVTVLGRGPVIRAEASAADKFAAFDLAYNKLLERLRRAKDRKKVHHGRHTPKAVREATASLEPASAHEPLYMEASHRSEASASSADRSPYDVDNDIPAGDSPVLIRRKVFPAASLTLDDAVDNMELVGHDFYLFVDKATNTPSVVYRRRGWTYGVITLDHECEPGDTVVEEKILAYRSDDAAATA
- a CDS encoding ComF family protein, with protein sequence MSNESTPGSGRADPDLLPSQPAARHRSEHRSVLLRYADQVVGAAADLLALAIPSDCVGCGAEDHQLCPHCSRQVRRLTAEPFRAEAAAPALTDVDGRILLPVVAAGVYREELAQALLSFKRHGQHRLRKCLGRALADAVRTATGDRQHVVLVPVPTSSAAYLARGFSPVHLLLAEAVRQLPGAVMQDVLAKSTPGGIRPAGGQKGLDRGDRARRVRGSMAVRRRARGTVAGTRCIIVDDVLTTGSTLSEAARALHRDGARVAGAVVLAATRPPVSGSLDGAS